GTGTATGTGTAGTAGGAAACGGTTCCCTGATCGTTGTCCACTTCGGCAGAGGCCATGGAGGCCCCCGCTGTAAGCATGACGAAGACCGCAAGTATCGCACCCGCGGGGATTCCGATCTTGGTTGCAGCAGAGACCATGGTATCAGGCCGCCGTAGCGACGATTCCGCCGGTGGGGACGCTGTCGAAGGAGAGCTTCGCCACGGAGGTGATCGTCAGGGAGCATTCGCAGGTCTGTCCGGAAGCGGTATGGGTAGCAACCGCAGTCACGGTGGAAGCACCCATGGCAGTGGAGGTACCGGTGACGGTACCGTTGCTGTTCAGGGTGAGTCCGCTGGGCATTGTGCTTCCGCTCTTGAGGGCGAAGGTCACACCGGAGGTGATGTTGCAGACCAGCTTGTTGTAGTCGGCATTGGAGGAATCGGTGGTCACGGCGGTGCCGTTGATCACGTAGAGATCCTTTCCGTTGGAGTTCACACCGGAGTTGTTCTGGGCGATGGCGGAGAATACCTTGAGAGACAGGCTCTTCTGGATGGACTGTCCGGAGGCCAGGTGGGTGATGGTCACCTTGGGGGTGTAGGACTTTCCGCTGGTGGTTCCGTCACCGGTGATCTTGCCGCTGATGACTCCCGTGGAGGAGTTGATGGTCAGGCCGGCAGGAGCTCCGCTGAGGGCATAGGTCACACCGCTGAAGTTGGATCCGACAGAGAACACGGGAGTATCTCCAACATAGGTGTTGGAGTTGTCCACGGTGAAGGTTCCCGTCAGGGCATCATACACGGTGAAGTGGATGTACTGCTCCGCGTGCTGGGTAGGTTTAGTGGTATCCGCCTTGATGGTCAGATCGTAGGTGGCGGTACCTCCCGACTGGGAAACAGCGGGAGCGGTTCCGGAGATGACTCCGTTGGTCACGGTCAGCCAAGTGGCGGCTGTACCGGCAAGCGTGATGGTAGCTCCGCTGAGGTTCACCGAGGGGGTGTAGCTGTATGCCGCACCCTCGACGAGACCGACGTTGTAGGTCTGTCCCGTGGTGTTCTCGGCGGAAGAACCGTCTGTGAACGTGACCGCACCGAGGCAGGCGCAGAGCATGATAGCTACTGCCGCAGCTGCTTCAAATGCGGTCTTCCTGTTTTCGAAAATCATTGTATCACCTTACTGGTGGTTCCTTCCTCCGCTGAAGCGGGTCTTGAAGAACATCTGGGGGAAACTGCGAACGACCTTGGTGATCGCGATGCGGTCTCCTGTAGCGGAGTTGGGATTAGTGAGGACCTTGAGGGCATAGCTGGAGTTCTGGGCCCTGCTGCGTCCTCTTGCGGAGGTGAAGAAGTGCTTCTCCTTGCCGGACATGGCATCGAACTCTTCAGGCCTCGCATAGGCCCTGTTGGACCTGAACCTCATGGCGGATTCGTCGGAGACGAACATCTCGGGGTGTTCGTTCCTGAACTTCGCGAGGTTCTTCTTGGTGGTCTCGTTGGACTCGGGGTTGCCGATGACGCTCATGAAGTATCTGGTCCTCGCAGATCTGGACCTGATGTTGCCCATGGTCTGGGCGATGTCGTTGGCAGTCCTCGCCTCGGAGAGAGGCCTGGAGTTCCTCTTCTTGAAGGAGTCGATCTGCTTCTCGGAGGCGAAGAGTCCGGGATTGAGCTTCCTGAATCCCTCGAGGTTGGCGACGGTCTCGGGGTTGCTGTCCTTGTTGCCCATCACAGCGTTGAAATACTGTGTCCTGCGGACATTGGTACCGAGTCTGTCCATGATCTGCTGGATCTCGCCGACTGATCTGGCTTCGGAGACAGGTTTACGGACACGGGTCTGTCCGGACCTGTTCCTGCGGTAGTTGCCCCTGTAGCGGGAAACACCTGCGGCACCGAATTCGCCGTAAGCATCTCTGGCATCTTCGTAATCTCCGATCTGGATCGATCCGATGCCGGAGGCTCCCCTGTTGGCATTCCTCTTCCAGGACTCGGAGTTCCTCCACTTCTCGAAGGAAAGACCCCTGTTCTGCATGAAGGAGAAGGCACTGTCAGGAGCGAACTCATCCTTGTGCTCCCTCTTGTAGTACATGAGGAAATCAACGACCTCATCGGGAGTAGAGGTGTTGGTGAGGCATTTGTTCACATAGCGGGTACGCTGAACGGGGCTCATCTTGGCGAGTTTGCCCCTCAGCTCATTTGCGGAAGGGATCTTCCTTCCGGAACTGGTTTCATAAGGCATGATAAAACCTTCAAATTGTTTACAATCCGGCATTTCCCCCTGCCGGAGGGGTAGATCCACCGCAAGGCTGGGGTGGGAACAAAGTGGTCTGCCTTGCGGTGCGGCAGTTACCTGCCGGATTTCTGCTCCAGGATGCGAGGGTGGTGCGGCGGCGGCCTTCCTCCCTGTAGACTACGACGGAAAGCACCTGGGGGTCGGAGGTAAGGACCCTCATGCGCTCTATCGCAGAACCCTCGCTCAGCTCAGTCTCGGTACGGATGTACTGCTGGGAAAGAGGATTGCTGCGGACATATTCCACAGTGAAGCCGGCCATAGACCATCACTGTCCCTTGAATCCGGACATCAGTTTCTTGGCATTCTCCACGTCATCGTAGACGGTGGAAGAAACGATCTCGACGCCGTCGAGTGCCTCAGCCATCTTCACAGCGAAGTCAGAGAAACTCCTCCAGAACTTACCGGAAAGAGGGAGGTCGACGAAGTGGCCACTGAAGGTAGCAGTAATCTTGGGAACAGGATCCCTGTACGCTCCAGTATTGCTGTCGAAGGTGGAGACTGCCTTCAGCCCGATGTAGACCTGCCCCTGAGAGTAGGACATAATCGGGACTTTCTTGGTATCATTGGGAGCTTCAGTCTTGACTGCTCCGAATGCGTTCTTCAGTTCTGCGCTAAGCTCAAATTTTTTTTGGTTTGCTGCCATATATATCTCTCCTACCGTGACGACGGTGGTGATGTGGGGTTTTGGAAGAGGTTTAAACGATACAGAGCCAGGCCCCCACCTCTTACTTACTCAGAAAATAACAAAGTCAGAAAGACCAGATAATAAAACGGGAGTGTTCGATTTAAGCAGAAAACAGTTGCTACCTAATGGGAGTGTACCCCAGGTAGTTTCCCCGTTTTCCACACATTTCAAGAATGCTGGCTAGGCAATGGTACATCCCGTCGGGAGCACTCATTATTACATTAAAATTGAGTTGATTGGCGGTTCGTTACTGCCGTTTTGTATCCGATTTTGTTTGTATTCAAGATTGGTTTTATCCAATTTTGCTCAGTGCATCAAATTGTTACGCAATCGAGCAGATCAGCAAAAAAGTGCGATACGCTCTCATTTTTTATTTGAATTATTAAGCACAGTTATCAATTGTATCATTAAATAATATGGTTAAAAATCAAAATATCATTAAGTAACACGAATACGATATATTTTTATTATTACACCCGATGTACGGCTTATGCGCAGGATAGCCATCTACGGTAAAGGGGGAATAGGGAAATCGACCACCTCCTCCAACATTACCGATGCTCTCGCGGAATCCGGTCTGCGTGTGATGCAGATCGGATGCGATCCAAAGGCAGATTCCACCCGTCTTTTAACCGGAAACGACCGGCCTGTCACCGTTCTTGATGTGATCAGGACGAAAGGCGAGGCAGAGCTCGAGGACATCGTCCGCGAGGGAAGGAACGGCACGCTCTGCGTTGAATGCGGAGGTCCGCGTCCCGGTACCGGTTGTGCCGGACGCGGGATTATTGCCGCCTTCGAAGAACTCGAAAGGCTGGGTGCCATGGAGGTCTATCAGCCCGACGTGATCATCTACGACGTTCTGGGCGATGTGGTCTGCGGCGGATTCGCGATGCCTATCCGCAACGGTTACGCCCGCGATGTTTTCGTTGTCACCTCGGGCGAGATGATGAGCCTCTATGCGGCGCATAACATCGCCACAGCCGTCGAGGGATTCAGAGCGGACGGTTACGCCCGCTTCGGAGGACTCATTCAGAACTCCCGCAATGTGGACGGGGAGGATTCCCTAGTAGACAAGGCTGCAGCGGAAATCGGTACCGAGGTGGTTTACCGTGTGCCCCGCAGCCCCGATGTACAGGCCTGCGAAAGCCGTAGGACCACGGTGGTTTCCGGCATGCCCGATTCTCCGCAGGCCCATGAATACCGCAGGCTGGCCAAAATCCTTCTGGAGAAATCGGAGGATACTACCGGCGGAATGAGTCTGAAAAACAACGATATGGGATGCGATTGCGATGACTAAAGGAATTATCATAGTCGGATACGGTACCCGCACCGGGAACCTCACAGAGATTTTAGAGAAACAGGCAGCCAGGCTGAGAGCCCGCGGCATCAGGAATGTGTACACAGCATATTTCCGTGTAAGTTCC
The sequence above is a segment of the methanogenic archaeon ISO4-H5 genome. Coding sequences within it:
- a CDS encoding adhesin-like protein; its protein translation is MIFENRKTAFEAAAAVAIMLCACLGAVTFTDGSSAENTTGQTYNVGLVEGAAYSYTPSVNLSGATITLAGTAATWLTVTNGVISGTAPAVSQSGGTATYDLTIKADTTKPTQHAEQYIHFTVYDALTGTFTVDNSNTYVGDTPVFSVGSNFSGVTYALSGAPAGLTINSSTGVISGKITGDGTTSGKSYTPKVTITHLASGQSIQKSLSLKVFSAIAQNNSGVNSNGKDLYVINGTAVTTDSSNADYNKLVCNITSGVTFALKSGSTMPSGLTLNSNGTVTGTSTAMGASTVTAVATHTASGQTCECSLTITSVAKLSFDSVPTGGIVATAA
- a CDS encoding nitrogenase iron protein NifH1, with amino-acid sequence MRRIAIYGKGGIGKSTTSSNITDALAESGLRVMQIGCDPKADSTRLLTGNDRPVTVLDVIRTKGEAELEDIVREGRNGTLCVECGGPRPGTGCAGRGIIAAFEELERLGAMEVYQPDVIIYDVLGDVVCGGFAMPIRNGYARDVFVVTSGEMMSLYAAHNIATAVEGFRADGYARFGGLIQNSRNVDGEDSLVDKAAAEIGTEVVYRVPRSPDVQACESRRTTVVSGMPDSPQAHEYRRLAKILLEKSEDTTGGMSLKNNDMGCDCDD